One window of the Rhizorhabdus dicambivorans genome contains the following:
- a CDS encoding PAS domain S-box protein: MERRMRFVPLSVALAEAAPIPADAHGILPLEAFRHRVEQLYIRIAGSLTDGMALWIDLRWQGERIAFGDGDRADAGLETLVRIDGQIIGTVGLQHGGPAAEALLDLVLLSIENAARAHLAASHARQSERRFRATFDQAPVGIAHVALDGRFLMVNDHFCTIAGHSRDALMLHGFQKRGRNGHLSD; the protein is encoded by the coding sequence ATGGAACGTCGGATGCGGTTCGTTCCCCTCTCCGTTGCCTTGGCCGAAGCCGCACCGATTCCGGCAGACGCGCATGGCATATTGCCGCTGGAAGCGTTCCGGCATCGGGTGGAACAACTTTATATCCGCATCGCCGGATCGCTGACGGACGGCATGGCGCTGTGGATCGACCTGCGCTGGCAGGGCGAGCGGATCGCCTTTGGTGATGGTGATCGTGCCGATGCGGGCCTCGAAACATTGGTGCGCATCGACGGACAGATCATCGGCACCGTCGGATTGCAACATGGCGGGCCGGCGGCCGAAGCGCTGCTCGACCTTGTCCTTCTGTCGATCGAAAATGCCGCGCGCGCGCATCTTGCCGCCAGTCATGCGCGCCAGAGCGAGCGCCGTTTTCGTGCGACCTTCGATCAGGCGCCGGTCGGCATCGCCCATGTGGCGCTCGACGGCCGGTTCCTGATGGTGAACGACCATTTCTGCACCATTGCCGGTCATTCGCGCGACGCGCTGATGCTGCATGGTTTCCAGAAGAGAGGAAGAAATGGACATCTAAGCGATTGA
- a CDS encoding type II toxin-antitoxin system HipA family toxin, with translation MTTAEVWLWGSRIGAVTLPTGERFASFEYDPAFQRSGIGLSPLNMPLGGVVYRFPALPTQSFHGLPGMLADALPDKYGNALIDAWLATQGRTSTDFNAVERLCYTGTRGMGALEFRPVQGPTSTKADSVEIEDLVKLASEVLVHRKDLRVTFASDEKAEALREILRVGTSAGGARAKAIIAWNADTNEVRSGQVQAPEGFGYWLMKFDGVANNKDHELADPQGFGAIEFAYSRMAAAAGIEMAECRLFDEGGRRHFMTRRFDRQANGDKLHMQSLAALAHLDFNEPRANTYEQAFTTIRALGLGQDALDQQFRRAVFNIVGRNQDDHVKNIAFLMDPAGNWRLAPAFDIAYAYNPGGDWTSQHQMSLAGQRDNFTLDSLIAGGKSAGVSARAVRTVLGEVTEAIAQWRVIATDVGVPPGFVDDVEAHFRLDLR, from the coding sequence GTGACGACCGCTGAAGTCTGGTTGTGGGGCAGCCGCATCGGGGCGGTGACGCTGCCCACCGGCGAACGGTTCGCAAGCTTTGAATATGATCCAGCATTCCAACGAAGCGGGATCGGTCTGTCTCCGTTGAACATGCCGCTAGGCGGTGTTGTATATCGGTTTCCAGCGTTGCCCACGCAAAGTTTCCACGGCTTGCCCGGTATGCTCGCCGACGCCTTACCCGACAAATATGGCAATGCCCTGATCGACGCATGGTTGGCGACCCAAGGCCGCACAAGTACGGATTTCAACGCGGTCGAGCGCCTTTGCTATACTGGCACACGCGGTATGGGGGCGCTCGAGTTCCGGCCTGTTCAAGGACCTACATCAACCAAGGCAGATTCCGTCGAGATCGAGGACCTAGTCAAGCTCGCTTCCGAAGTGCTCGTCCATCGCAAGGATCTGCGTGTCACGTTCGCGAGCGATGAAAAGGCGGAGGCGCTGCGCGAAATCCTGCGCGTCGGTACATCCGCTGGCGGGGCGCGCGCGAAGGCGATTATCGCCTGGAACGCCGACACCAACGAAGTGCGTTCCGGGCAGGTACAGGCGCCGGAAGGCTTTGGCTACTGGCTGATGAAGTTCGACGGCGTTGCGAATAACAAGGATCACGAACTTGCTGATCCCCAAGGATTTGGGGCGATCGAATTCGCCTATTCGAGGATGGCGGCGGCGGCCGGCATTGAGATGGCAGAATGCCGGCTGTTCGATGAAGGCGGACGGCGGCATTTCATGACCCGCCGCTTCGACCGGCAGGCCAATGGGGATAAGCTGCACATGCAGTCGCTCGCGGCCCTCGCCCATCTCGATTTCAATGAGCCGCGTGCCAATACATATGAGCAGGCATTCACAACGATCCGAGCACTGGGGCTCGGTCAGGACGCGCTCGACCAGCAGTTTCGTCGGGCCGTATTCAACATCGTCGGGCGTAACCAGGACGACCATGTTAAGAACATCGCCTTCTTGATGGATCCCGCTGGCAACTGGCGGCTCGCTCCGGCGTTCGACATTGCCTACGCCTACAATCCAGGCGGCGATTGGACTTCTCAGCATCAAATGTCACTGGCGGGCCAGCGCGATAATTTCACACTCGACAGCCTGATCGCCGGTGGCAAATCCGCTGGTGTATCAGCGCGAGCCGTCAGGACGGTCTTGGGTGAGGTAACGGAGGCGATTGCGCAGTGGCGTGTCATCGCCACGGATGTCGGAGTGCCGCCCGGCTTTGTCGATGACGTCGAAGCCCACTTCCGGCTCGATCTTAGATGA
- a CDS encoding excisionase gives MTGARYVRIKRFAELTGYTEKAVYRKIADGVWIQGREYRRAPDGSICIDLEGFHKWVENGQGLASSR, from the coding sequence ATGACGGGCGCGCGCTACGTGCGCATCAAGCGCTTCGCCGAGCTGACCGGCTACACCGAGAAAGCGGTCTATCGAAAGATCGCCGACGGCGTGTGGATTCAGGGCCGCGAATATCGCCGCGCTCCCGATGGCAGCATCTGCATCGACCTCGAAGGCTTCCACAAATGGGTAGAAAACGGCCAGGGACTGGCGTCGAGCCGCTGA
- the recJ gene encoding single-stranded-DNA-specific exonuclease RecJ, which yields MRAALNIGRSILGQPWHWRGLSADGRDADFRPDDLVTQILLARGCTRDDLERQRAPTIRAFMPDPSLFRDMDRAAERIADAVMKRERVTIFGDYDVDGATSAALLIRLLADLGLQAQAYIPDRLMEGYGPSGEALVRLAEQGSSLIVTVDCGAQAFDALAAARAVGVDVVVVDHHQCAATLPDAWALVNPNRLDESEEGAAHGHLAAVGVAFLLGAALIRVLRARGWFRDRAEPKLLDLLDLVALGTVADVAQLRGLNRAFVAQGLKIMGQRRNIGLAALISASRIDRAPECRDLGFALGPRINAGGRVGRADLGVRLLTTSDAGEAATIAAELDRLNEERRAIEALVQEQAAEAMAGQHNRSVAVVAGQGWHPGVIGIVAGRLKESSAKPSIVIALDEQGVGKGSGRSITGVDLGAAVLAAKDSGLLVAGGGHAMAAGLTVEAGKVEALADFLDQRLAADVARSQEGRALLIDALLAPRGVNPDFITALDDGGPYGTGWPAPRIATGPVRIIKSDIVGNGHVRAIVAGEDGRSIKTVAFRHAETELGQALLAAPRDRRLWVAGRAKIDDWGSRPAAELHLEDAAWADG from the coding sequence ATGCGCGCTGCGCTGAACATCGGCCGTTCGATATTGGGCCAGCCCTGGCATTGGCGCGGGCTGTCGGCGGACGGGCGCGATGCGGATTTCCGGCCCGACGATCTGGTGACGCAGATATTACTGGCGCGCGGCTGCACACGCGACGATCTGGAACGGCAGCGCGCGCCGACCATCCGCGCCTTCATGCCCGATCCGTCGCTGTTCCGCGACATGGACCGGGCGGCCGAGCGGATCGCCGATGCCGTGATGAAGCGTGAGCGCGTGACCATCTTCGGCGATTATGACGTTGATGGCGCGACCAGCGCGGCGCTGCTCATTCGCCTGCTCGCCGACCTTGGCCTCCAGGCCCAAGCCTATATCCCCGACCGCCTCATGGAGGGCTATGGGCCGTCGGGTGAGGCGCTGGTGCGGCTGGCAGAGCAGGGCAGCAGTCTGATCGTCACCGTCGATTGCGGTGCGCAGGCCTTCGATGCGCTGGCCGCCGCCCGTGCGGTTGGTGTGGACGTGGTGGTAGTCGACCATCATCAATGCGCGGCGACGCTTCCCGACGCCTGGGCGCTGGTCAACCCCAACCGGCTGGACGAAAGCGAGGAAGGGGCCGCGCATGGGCATCTGGCTGCCGTGGGCGTGGCCTTTTTGCTCGGTGCTGCGCTGATCAGGGTTCTGCGCGCGCGCGGCTGGTTCCGCGACCGGGCGGAGCCCAAGCTGCTCGACCTGCTCGATCTGGTGGCGCTGGGCACGGTGGCGGATGTGGCACAGCTGCGCGGGCTTAACCGGGCCTTCGTGGCGCAGGGGCTGAAGATAATGGGTCAGCGGCGCAATATCGGGCTTGCCGCGCTGATCTCCGCGTCGCGGATCGACCGTGCGCCGGAATGTCGTGATCTGGGCTTCGCGCTCGGCCCGCGCATCAATGCTGGTGGCCGTGTGGGCCGGGCGGATTTGGGTGTGCGCCTGCTCACCACGAGCGATGCGGGCGAGGCGGCGACGATCGCGGCGGAACTGGACCGCCTCAACGAGGAGCGTCGCGCCATCGAGGCGCTGGTGCAGGAACAGGCGGCCGAGGCGATGGCCGGGCAGCATAATCGCTCCGTGGCGGTGGTGGCGGGGCAGGGCTGGCATCCCGGTGTTATTGGTATCGTCGCCGGGCGCCTGAAGGAAAGCAGCGCCAAGCCCAGCATCGTCATCGCGCTGGATGAACAGGGCGTGGGCAAGGGTTCCGGCCGGTCGATCACCGGCGTTGATCTGGGCGCGGCGGTGCTGGCGGCGAAAGACAGCGGCCTGCTAGTCGCCGGCGGCGGCCATGCCATGGCGGCGGGCCTGACCGTGGAAGCGGGCAAGGTGGAGGCACTGGCCGATTTCCTGGACCAGCGTCTTGCCGCCGACGTTGCCCGGTCACAGGAGGGGCGCGCGCTGTTGATCGATGCGCTGCTGGCGCCGCGCGGGGTCAATCCCGATTTCATCACCGCGCTGGACGATGGTGGTCCCTATGGCACGGGCTGGCCGGCGCCGCGCATCGCCACCGGACCAGTGCGAATCATCAAGTCCGATATTGTCGGCAACGGCCATGTTCGCGCCATCGTCGCGGGGGAGGATGGTCGGTCGATCAAGACCGTCGCCTTCCGCCACGCCGAAACCGAATTGGGCCAGGCGCTGCTCGCCGCGCCGCGCGACCGGCGGCTGTGGGTGGCGGGTCGGGCCAAGATCGACGACTGGGGCAGTCGCCCTGCCGCCGAACTCCATCTGGAGGATGCAGCCTGGGCGGACGGGTGA
- a CDS encoding Arm DNA-binding domain-containing protein, with protein sequence MGRKRPGTGVEPLKSCIRVRFRWNGRLYRETLQLQPTSANIKAAERLMARVHQEIDLGVFDYESTFPKGDAKPDRNKYAGFKTYAKEWLATLVVEKSTMSDYVSAINNVWSPAFGERQLKSIKPSEIKKVIADRAKQVSGKTINNNVIPLRGIFEMALDDELIDRSPLERIKSQKHQKREPDPFDREETERILTYMHERYDEQVWNWYEFAFGTGMRPSEQIVVQWRDVDWKRQSIRVERARVRAVEKSTKTRTVRDVDLTPRMMAVLRRQKAHSFMRGLDSPIFINPVTNTPWPDVQDQRKLYFHPALRALGIRSRDAYQTRHTYATTALMGGVNPAYIARQLGHKSAAMLFRHYSKWIDHADYGREAAKLNQIYGS encoded by the coding sequence ATGGGTAGAAAACGGCCAGGGACTGGCGTCGAGCCGCTGAAAAGCTGCATTCGCGTCCGCTTCCGCTGGAACGGGCGGCTCTATCGCGAAACGCTCCAGCTCCAACCCACATCCGCTAACATCAAGGCGGCCGAGCGCTTGATGGCCCGTGTCCATCAGGAAATCGATCTCGGCGTCTTCGATTATGAAAGCACGTTTCCCAAGGGTGATGCCAAACCCGACCGGAACAAATACGCGGGCTTCAAGACTTATGCGAAAGAGTGGCTCGCAACGCTCGTAGTCGAGAAATCGACGATGTCCGACTATGTGTCGGCGATCAATAATGTCTGGTCGCCGGCTTTCGGTGAGCGGCAACTCAAGAGCATCAAGCCGAGCGAGATCAAGAAGGTCATCGCCGACCGGGCGAAGCAGGTCAGCGGCAAGACGATCAACAACAACGTCATTCCGCTGCGCGGCATCTTCGAGATGGCTCTCGACGACGAGCTGATCGACCGCTCGCCGCTGGAACGGATCAAGAGCCAGAAGCATCAGAAACGCGAGCCGGACCCGTTCGACCGGGAAGAGACCGAACGCATCCTCACCTATATGCACGAGCGTTACGACGAGCAGGTCTGGAACTGGTATGAGTTCGCCTTCGGGACCGGCATGCGTCCCAGCGAACAGATCGTCGTCCAGTGGCGCGACGTCGACTGGAAGCGCCAGTCCATCCGGGTCGAGCGTGCCCGCGTCCGGGCCGTGGAGAAATCGACCAAGACCAGGACCGTGCGCGACGTCGATCTTACTCCGCGAATGATGGCCGTGCTTAGACGCCAGAAGGCGCACAGCTTCATGCGGGGGCTCGATTCGCCGATCTTCATCAACCCGGTCACAAACACGCCGTGGCCGGACGTGCAGGATCAGCGGAAGCTCTATTTCCATCCCGCACTGCGTGCGCTCGGCATCCGCAGCCGTGATGCCTATCAAACGCGCCACACTTACGCGACGACGGCGCTGATGGGCGGGGTGAACCCGGCCTATATCGCCCGCCAGCTTGGCCACAAGAGCGCGGCAATGCTGTTCCGGCACTACTCGAAATGGATCGATCACGCGGACTATGGCCGCGAAGCAGCCAAGCTCAATCAGATCTACGGTTCCTGA